In the genome of Polaribacter atrinae, one region contains:
- a CDS encoding RagB/SusD family nutrient uptake outer membrane protein — translation MKNIYKNIIVGFSFMALLTSCETELDLSNPTALSLEELLQTDDGFIALSNGILDSYQKIPANEFLLTELRSDNVRANSENGNFPAINAYNVDANNGDVATYYSNNMHTIKHANTIIDNKFLAPESQQYTVGEAYFMRALCHFNLVRAYQNVPFIDKVLDVTEKEALDYPQLPEAVVYEKIIDDFKTSIAYLNDAKQDRYRPSKGAAISLAAKAYLSQPNPNYVEAELLLASVVENSEAYNYDLMFTERAAGLSDRDYYATLAIDYGHVFGNQFSGNFSESELESDPVLDGDWSNNGGLEINDEVIFSIAYDLVSSDNYATSDSGLGDQVETDSESHSFAMTLQGPSNGVNIATLEFLEVMNPTLQPVRFPGSILSLGYNAFLANNTVDVFNAKYPTDGEIGDNDWIVLRYADVLLLYAEAILGNAYSTTDQRAIDAFNKVRLRAGLEEVVNLTKQDLLDERRVEFVYENQRMYDLIRFGEADNVLSKFSTDNSLNYTSGKKYLPFPQRERDNLPNFYKQNDGY, via the coding sequence ATGAAAAATATATATAAAAATATAATAGTTGGTTTTTCTTTCATGGCTTTATTGACAAGTTGTGAAACTGAACTAGACTTAAGTAATCCTACAGCACTATCGCTAGAAGAGTTACTACAGACAGACGATGGATTTATTGCATTATCTAATGGGATTTTAGATTCTTATCAAAAAATTCCTGCAAACGAATTCTTATTAACAGAATTAAGATCAGATAATGTTAGAGCAAATTCAGAAAACGGAAACTTTCCTGCAATTAATGCATATAATGTAGATGCAAATAATGGAGATGTTGCAACTTATTACTCTAATAACATGCATACTATTAAGCATGCAAATACTATTATTGATAATAAATTTTTAGCACCAGAAAGTCAACAATATACTGTTGGTGAAGCTTATTTTATGAGAGCTTTATGTCACTTTAACTTGGTAAGAGCATACCAAAATGTTCCCTTTATAGACAAAGTATTAGATGTTACAGAAAAGGAAGCTTTAGATTATCCTCAATTACCAGAAGCAGTAGTTTATGAGAAAATTATTGATGATTTTAAAACTTCAATAGCTTATTTAAATGATGCTAAACAAGATAGATATCGTCCTTCTAAAGGAGCTGCTATTTCTTTAGCTGCAAAAGCATATTTAAGCCAACCAAACCCTAACTATGTAGAAGCAGAACTTTTATTAGCTTCAGTAGTAGAAAATAGTGAGGCATATAATTACGATTTAATGTTTACAGAAAGAGCTGCTGGTTTATCAGACCGTGATTATTATGCAACTTTAGCTATAGACTATGGTCATGTATTCGGTAATCAGTTTTCTGGTAATTTTTCAGAATCAGAATTAGAATCAGATCCAGTACTTGATGGCGATTGGTCAAATAATGGAGGTTTAGAGATTAATGACGAAGTTATTTTTTCAATTGCTTACGATTTAGTTAGTAGTGATAATTACGCAACCAGCGATAGTGGTTTGGGAGATCAAGTAGAAACAGATTCAGAATCTCACAGTTTTGCAATGACATTACAAGGTCCTTCTAATGGTGTAAATATTGCAACTTTAGAATTCTTAGAAGTAATGAATCCAACACTACAACCAGTAAGATTTCCGGGTTCTATTTTATCTTTAGGTTACAATGCTTTTTTAGCGAATAATACAGTTGATGTTTTTAATGCAAAATATCCTACGGATGGAGAGATTGGAGATAATGATTGGATTGTTTTAAGATACGCAGACGTGTTGTTGTTATATGCAGAAGCTATTCTTGGTAATGCATATAGTACTACAGACCAAAGAGCTATAGATGCTTTTAATAAAGTAAGACTAAGAGCAGGATTAGAAGAGGTGGTTAATTTAACAAAACAGGACTTATTAGATGAGAGAAGAGTTGAGTTTGTATATGAAAACCAACGTATGTATGATTTAATAAGGTTTGGAGAAGCAGATAATGTTTTATCTAAATTTTCTACAGACAATAGTTTAAATTATACTAGTGGAAAGAAATACCTTCCATTTCCACAAAGAGAAAGAGATAATTTGCCTAATTTTTATAAACAAAATGATGGATACTAA
- a CDS encoding PKD domain-containing protein yields the protein MKKYLFNLKYIVLGTVISLTSCVSNDLPEVGDLEDFTSPTPFYNSTDITTSEFDCNDVELWAKYEINFQAGSNLAVNGTQYDWTVTPSDGVTFINKDLPILNQSIDGELAAVVALEKEIAKIEFKLPCEENQDKKDVLEASIADLKVQLQAAKDEVSDEVAQNVADLNTQISELPAATLQDQELIFSFPGPGTYTVGLTVTDNLGKSAYTEKLITVSQAVPTIAVPEIGEPGFDDGTLFDGTGDGRDSWRAPSSSAWGSVFQINSKSELGVLPSGLQAAKFPADGTRVGYQEIEVTPGATYVLTYFSELDPNNVGDVTVSLISPNATSLAESKLEANIIASRTDSSVGRVADVFKKHAITFEAGLNESVIILLTNSNTECRLDAFDIIVKQ from the coding sequence ATGAAAAAATATTTGTTTAACTTAAAGTATATTGTGTTAGGGACAGTGATTTCTCTAACCTCTTGTGTAAGTAATGATTTACCAGAAGTTGGTGATTTAGAAGACTTCACAAGTCCTACACCTTTCTACAACTCAACAGATATTACAACATCTGAGTTTGATTGTAATGATGTAGAATTATGGGCTAAATATGAAATTAATTTTCAAGCTGGTTCTAATTTAGCTGTAAACGGTACTCAGTACGATTGGACAGTAACACCGTCTGATGGAGTAACTTTTATTAATAAAGATTTACCAATTCTTAATCAGTCTATAGATGGAGAATTAGCAGCCGTAGTAGCATTAGAAAAAGAAATTGCTAAAATTGAATTTAAACTACCATGCGAAGAAAATCAAGATAAAAAGGATGTCTTAGAAGCTAGTATTGCAGATTTAAAAGTTCAATTACAAGCAGCTAAAGATGAAGTTTCTGATGAGGTTGCACAAAATGTTGCTGATTTAAATACACAAATTTCAGAATTACCAGCTGCTACATTACAAGATCAAGAATTAATATTTTCTTTTCCTGGTCCTGGTACTTATACTGTTGGTTTAACAGTAACAGATAATTTAGGTAAATCTGCTTATACAGAAAAGTTAATAACAGTAAGTCAAGCAGTTCCTACTATTGCTGTGCCAGAAATAGGAGAGCCAGGTTTTGATGATGGTACTTTATTTGATGGAACTGGAGATGGTAGAGATTCTTGGAGAGCGCCTAGTAGTAGTGCTTGGGGAAGTGTATTTCAGATTAATTCAAAATCTGAGTTAGGTGTATTGCCTTCTGGCTTGCAAGCAGCTAAATTTCCTGCAGATGGAACTAGAGTAGGTTATCAAGAAATAGAAGTTACTCCTGGAGCAACTTATGTGTTAACATATTTTAGTGAATTAGATCCTAATAATGTTGGAGACGTAACTGTTTCCTTAATCAGTCCAAATGCAACATCACTTGCAGAATCAAAATTAGAAGCTAACATTATTGCTTCTAGAACAGATAGCAGTGTTGGGCGTGTAGCTGATGTATTTAAAAAACATGCTATTACGTTTGAAGCAGGTCTTAATGAATCAGTAATTATTTTGCTGACTAATTCTAATACAGAATGTAGATTAGATGCTTTTGATATAATAGTTAAACAATAA
- a CDS encoding PKD domain-containing protein, translating to MNYKLIKKINKGIFIIPLILLGLVSCYDSGYEEFVPPTGNVNNIQPSTLFTTSTNGDHTMSIVFRSYSTDAASYHWDFGDGTTSSEANPDYTYTKGGEYNVKLTTTSSDGLIAVDSVTVAPIFVDFNSSNIDSKVTFENLTSGAKSLVWNFGDGSTLTWNAEDTEQDPSFSPSHIYQTADTFEATLTATNFLDVEVSVSKNIEGLVLSTVPDFTFDVNGLTVQFTDASLLAVTNTWDFGDGTTSTEVSPLHTFPAEATYDVTLTTTNEAGVSKSETKAVPVGAVKPTFKAIVQNGTADDFTKNTGDNADAWDMTPNSSVEDNSGNTVDSPFRALWNNTALNAYIDVAFGTNEQPGSSSDGSYVNGSKTRAVKLSNTSRRLYQLVQVEAGVVYSFTIDTRSEAEGINTEVFILNNEITTEEDINTDPANNANVDAYYNITNDYNSSKGSASENTFTTSTFTFKATSNIVVIYARALNAVDSSNEVFIDNIDIITPGF from the coding sequence ATGAATTATAAATTAATTAAAAAAATCAATAAAGGCATTTTCATTATTCCTTTAATCCTTTTGGGACTTGTATCTTGCTACGATAGCGGATATGAGGAGTTTGTGCCACCAACAGGAAATGTAAATAATATACAACCTAGCACACTTTTTACAACAAGCACAAATGGAGATCATACGATGTCTATTGTATTTAGAAGTTACTCTACAGATGCGGCTTCTTACCATTGGGATTTTGGAGACGGAACAACCTCTTCAGAAGCGAATCCAGATTATACATACACAAAAGGAGGTGAGTACAATGTAAAATTAACTACTACAAGTTCAGATGGTTTAATAGCTGTAGATTCTGTAACTGTAGCACCTATTTTTGTTGATTTTAATTCTTCAAATATAGATTCAAAAGTTACTTTCGAGAATTTAACTTCTGGAGCAAAATCATTAGTTTGGAATTTTGGAGATGGATCTACTTTAACATGGAACGCAGAGGATACAGAGCAAGACCCAAGTTTTAGTCCTTCTCACATATATCAAACTGCAGATACTTTTGAAGCTACTTTAACTGCAACCAACTTTTTAGATGTTGAAGTTTCTGTTTCAAAAAATATTGAAGGATTGGTTTTATCAACAGTACCAGATTTTACTTTTGATGTAAATGGTCTTACTGTTCAATTTACAGACGCTTCACTTTTAGCAGTAACGAATACTTGGGATTTTGGAGACGGAACTACATCAACAGAAGTGAGTCCATTACATACTTTTCCAGCAGAAGCAACTTATGATGTAACTTTAACAACAACCAATGAAGCAGGTGTTTCTAAAAGTGAAACAAAGGCGGTTCCTGTAGGGGCGGTAAAACCTACTTTTAAAGCAATTGTTCAAAATGGTACAGCAGATGATTTTACAAAAAACACAGGTGATAATGCTGATGCATGGGATATGACTCCTAACAGTAGTGTAGAGGATAATTCTGGTAATACCGTAGATAGTCCATTTAGAGCATTATGGAACAATACCGCTCTAAATGCCTATATAGATGTAGCTTTTGGTACAAATGAGCAACCAGGTTCATCAAGTGATGGTTCTTATGTTAACGGTTCAAAAACTAGAGCTGTTAAATTATCTAATACCTCTAGACGTCTATATCAACTTGTACAAGTAGAGGCAGGTGTTGTTTATTCTTTTACAATTGATACTCGTTCTGAAGCAGAAGGTATCAATACAGAAGTATTCATTTTAAATAATGAAATTACAACAGAAGAAGATATCAATACAGATCCTGCAAATAATGCAAATGTAGATGCGTATTATAATATTACTAATGACTATAATTCTAGTAAAGGATCTGCAAGTGAAAATACGTTTACAACTAGCACATTTACTTTTAAAGCTACATCTAATATAGTTGTAATTTATGCTAGAGCATTAAACGCTGTAGATAGCAGCAATGAAGTGTTTATAGACAATATAGATATTATTACTCCTGGATTTTAA
- a CDS encoding FadR/GntR family transcriptional regulator produces the protein MKLEVLTKNENQKIQDSIIKGIKELINYKNLEPGDKLPSERMLSEKFVVSRSNVREAIQKLEFYGLLKSIPQSGTFVANIGVIAMNGMIDDILRLEKSGFKSLVETRILLELKTVRLAALRRTDDDLLKIEEALEAYKEKVLNGEDAVQEDLLFHLAIAKACRNSTMNTFMLIVTPEIITNFKEHHVCDADLAHRGIADHQAIFEAIKAKDPQMAKLKMKEHFRELYTYCYNV, from the coding sequence ATGAAATTAGAAGTGCTTACAAAAAATGAAAATCAAAAAATCCAAGATTCAATAATTAAAGGAATTAAAGAACTTATTAATTATAAAAATTTAGAACCTGGAGATAAACTACCTTCTGAAAGAATGCTTTCAGAAAAATTTGTAGTAAGTAGAAGTAACGTAAGAGAAGCAATTCAGAAATTAGAATTTTATGGTCTTTTAAAATCTATCCCACAAAGTGGAACATTTGTAGCCAATATAGGTGTTATTGCTATGAATGGTATGATAGACGATATTTTAAGGTTAGAGAAGTCAGGTTTTAAATCTCTCGTAGAAACTAGAATACTATTAGAATTAAAAACCGTAAGATTAGCTGCATTAAGGAGAACGGATGATGATTTACTAAAAATAGAAGAAGCGTTAGAAGCATACAAAGAAAAGGTGCTTAATGGAGAAGACGCTGTACAAGAAGACTTGTTATTTCATTTAGCAATAGCAAAGGCTTGTCGTAACAGCACTATGAATACATTTATGTTGATTGTTACTCCAGAAATTATTACAAACTTTAAGGAGCACCATGTTTGTGATGCAGACTTAGCGCATAGAGGAATAGCTGATCACCAGGCTATTTTTGAAGCTATTAAAGCTAAAGACCCTCAAATGGCAAAACTAAAAATGAAAGAGCATTTTAGAGAGCTCTATACATATTGTTATAATGTTTAA
- a CDS encoding MFS transporter: MGRYTIRVCFVYWCVVCCYSIHAFAQGVLSFGIFRAILGVSEAGNWPGATKGNAEWFPTKERALAQGIFNSGAAIGGIISIPLIAFLTVYFSWKGIFILIGLAGLLWLVPWLILVKAPPINHPWITDEERDYILTGQKNEDFDVDGVNDQEYNPDTKELLGHKESWGVILASAFIDPIWWLFVFWIPIYLNEVYGMDVKSIGLYGWVPYAGAMLGAWFGGLLAQNRLKKGWTINKTRKMIITLGCLIMLPALLAMASPGGPTTAVIIMAVILFGFQTAIGNVQTLTSDLFSGKTWIQCCNATKRLCFLMLLSYKFKLKIYHFLRSFITNNFSRSVVQFFLNNL; the protein is encoded by the coding sequence TTGGGTAGGTACACGATTCGGGTTTGTTTTGTCTATTGGTGTGTGGTCTGTTGCTACAGCATACACGCATTTGCTCAAGGAGTTTTAAGTTTTGGTATATTCCGTGCGATTTTAGGAGTTTCTGAAGCAGGAAACTGGCCAGGTGCTACAAAGGGAAATGCAGAATGGTTTCCTACTAAAGAACGTGCACTTGCACAAGGTATCTTTAACTCAGGTGCTGCGATAGGTGGAATTATTTCCATTCCGTTAATTGCTTTTTTAACAGTATATTTTAGTTGGAAAGGTATATTTATTTTAATTGGTTTAGCAGGTTTACTATGGTTGGTGCCTTGGTTAATTTTAGTAAAAGCACCACCAATAAATCACCCATGGATTACAGATGAAGAGCGTGATTATATTTTAACAGGTCAAAAGAATGAAGATTTTGATGTAGATGGAGTAAATGATCAAGAATACAATCCAGATACAAAAGAGTTATTAGGTCATAAAGAAAGTTGGGGTGTAATATTAGCGTCAGCATTTATTGATCCTATCTGGTGGTTGTTTGTTTTTTGGATACCAATCTATTTAAATGAAGTGTATGGTATGGATGTAAAATCTATCGGGCTTTATGGTTGGGTACCTTATGCAGGAGCTATGTTAGGAGCTTGGTTTGGTGGTCTTTTGGCACAAAACAGACTTAAAAAAGGATGGACTATTAACAAGACCAGAAAAATGATAATTACATTAGGTTGTCTAATAATGTTACCAGCTTTATTGGCAATGGCTAGTCCTGGAGGACCAACAACTGCAGTAATTATTATGGCTGTTATTTTATTCGGATTTCAAACAGCGATTGGAAATGTTCAAACTTTAACAAGTGATCTTTTTAGTGGAAAAACTTGGATTCAATGTTGTAATGCAACAAAGCGTTTATGTTTTTTGATGTTACTAAGCTACAAATTTAAGCTCAAGATCTATCATTTCTTGAGGAGTTTTATAACCAATAATTTTTCGAGGTCTGTTGTTCAATTTTTCTTGAATAATCTGTAG
- the metK gene encoding methionine adenosyltransferase has protein sequence MSYLFTSESVSEGHPDKIADQISDALIDNFLAFDKTSKVACETMVTTGQVFLAGEVKSKTYLDVQKIARDVINKIGYTKGAYMFDGNSCGVLSAIHEQSPDINQGVDRANPEEQGAGDQGMMFGYATDETENYMPLALELSHRLLIELAALRRENKDIPYLRPDAKSQVTIEYSDDNVPQRIDAIVISTQHDDFDKSDDVMLAKIKKDIVEILIPRVVAKLPAHIQKLFTDNITYHINPTGVFVIGGPHGDTGLTGRKIIVDTYGGKGAHGGGAFSGKDPSKVDRSGAYATRHIAKNLVAAGLCKEVLVQVSYAIGVAKPTSINVETYGTATVDLSDGAISKIVESIFDMRPYFIEKRLKLRSPIYSETAAYGHMGRTPEVKTVTFTNPMGETTSEEVETFTWEKLDYVDTIKEAFKL, from the coding sequence ATGTCATATTTATTTACCTCAGAAAGTGTTTCTGAAGGACACCCAGACAAGATTGCAGATCAAATTTCTGATGCTTTAATTGATAACTTTTTAGCATTCGACAAAACAAGTAAAGTTGCTTGTGAGACCATGGTTACAACGGGTCAAGTATTTTTAGCAGGAGAAGTAAAATCTAAAACATATTTAGATGTTCAGAAAATTGCTAGAGATGTAATTAACAAAATTGGTTACACAAAAGGAGCTTATATGTTTGACGGAAACTCTTGTGGAGTTTTATCTGCTATACATGAGCAATCTCCAGACATTAACCAAGGTGTTGATAGAGCAAACCCAGAAGAACAAGGTGCAGGAGACCAAGGAATGATGTTTGGTTACGCAACCGATGAGACAGAAAACTACATGCCTTTGGCTTTAGAATTATCTCATAGATTGTTAATTGAGTTAGCAGCATTAAGAAGAGAAAACAAAGATATTCCTTATTTAAGACCAGATGCTAAAAGTCAGGTTACTATAGAATATTCTGATGATAACGTGCCGCAAAGAATTGATGCTATCGTAATTTCTACACAACATGATGATTTTGACAAGTCTGATGATGTGATGTTAGCTAAAATTAAAAAAGATATTGTTGAAATTTTAATTCCTAGAGTTGTAGCAAAATTACCTGCTCATATTCAGAAATTATTTACAGATAACATTACTTATCACATCAACCCAACAGGTGTTTTTGTAATTGGTGGACCTCACGGTGATACTGGTCTAACTGGTAGAAAAATTATTGTTGATACTTACGGAGGAAAAGGTGCACATGGTGGTGGAGCTTTTTCTGGAAAAGACCCTTCTAAAGTAGATAGATCTGGAGCCTATGCAACAAGACATATTGCTAAAAACTTAGTTGCTGCCGGACTTTGTAAAGAAGTTTTAGTACAAGTTTCTTATGCAATTGGTGTTGCTAAACCAACAAGTATTAATGTTGAAACGTATGGTACTGCAACCGTAGATTTATCTGACGGAGCAATTAGTAAAATAGTAGAATCTATTTTTGATATGCGTCCTTACTTTATTGAAAAACGTTTAAAATTAAGATCTCCTATTTATTCTGAAACTGCTGCTTATGGTCACATGGGTAGAACTCCAGAAGTAAAAACGGTTACGTTTACAAATCCAATGGGAGAAACAACTTCTGAAGAAGTAGAAACTTTTACTTGGGAAAAATTAGATTATGTTGATACGATAAAAGAAGCTTTTAAGTTATAA
- a CDS encoding O-acetylhomoserine aminocarboxypropyltransferase/cysteine synthase family protein, whose product MSTYKLATNALHAGHDVTKNGGTRAVPIYQTSSYVFNNSEHAANLFSLKELGFIYTRLTNPTNQILQDRLAAVEGGIGAVVFASGTGAIATGLLTLLKAGDHIVASSSLYGGTYNLLSVTLPRLGITTTFVDASNPEEFKKAVQDNTRAFFVESLGNPKLDVLDLEAISVEAKAAEVPFIVDNTVATPALLNPIKHGANLVIHSLTKYIGGQGTSLGGAIIDAGTFNWANGKFPEFTEPSAGYHGLKYHEALGAAAFTFKLILEGLRDFGAALSPTNAFNIIQGLETLPVRIKQHSANALALATWLEAQEEVTWVNYPGLASSKYKMLADKYLPKGQSGLVTFGVKGGFEAAKVIADTTKVFSLLANIGDTKSLIIHPASTTHQQLDEAAQASAGVSQDLIRLSVGLEDLEDLKADLTAAFSKI is encoded by the coding sequence ATGAGCACGTACAAATTAGCAACAAACGCATTACATGCAGGGCATGATGTAACTAAGAATGGAGGAACAAGAGCAGTTCCAATCTATCAAACATCATCATATGTTTTTAACAACTCAGAACATGCTGCAAATCTTTTTTCATTAAAAGAATTAGGATTTATTTATACACGTTTAACCAACCCAACAAACCAAATTTTACAAGATCGTTTAGCAGCTGTAGAAGGCGGAATTGGAGCTGTAGTTTTTGCATCTGGTACAGGAGCAATTGCAACAGGTTTATTAACACTTTTAAAAGCAGGAGATCATATTGTGGCTTCTAGCAGTTTATATGGTGGAACGTACAATTTATTAAGTGTTACGTTACCAAGATTAGGTATTACAACTACGTTTGTAGATGCATCTAACCCAGAAGAATTTAAAAAAGCTGTACAAGATAATACAAGAGCATTTTTTGTTGAGTCTTTAGGAAATCCTAAATTAGATGTTTTAGATTTAGAAGCAATTTCTGTAGAAGCAAAAGCAGCAGAGGTTCCTTTTATTGTTGATAATACTGTGGCAACACCAGCATTATTAAACCCAATTAAACACGGAGCAAATCTTGTAATTCATTCTTTAACAAAATATATTGGCGGACAAGGAACGTCTTTAGGAGGTGCTATTATTGATGCAGGAACTTTTAACTGGGCAAACGGTAAGTTTCCAGAATTTACAGAGCCTTCTGCAGGTTACCATGGTTTAAAATATCATGAAGCTTTAGGTGCAGCAGCGTTTACTTTTAAATTAATTTTAGAAGGTTTACGTGATTTTGGTGCAGCTTTAAGCCCTACAAACGCATTTAATATCATTCAAGGTTTAGAGACTTTACCAGTTAGAATTAAACAACACTCTGCAAATGCATTGGCATTAGCAACTTGGTTAGAAGCGCAAGAAGAAGTAACTTGGGTAAATTACCCTGGTTTAGCAAGCAGTAAATACAAAATGTTAGCAGATAAATATTTACCAAAAGGACAAAGTGGTTTGGTAACTTTTGGTGTAAAAGGAGGATTTGAAGCAGCAAAAGTAATTGCAGATACTACAAAAGTGTTTTCTTTATTAGCTAATATTGGTGATACAAAATCATTAATTATTCACCCAGCAAGTACAACGCATCAACAATTAGATGAAGCGGCACAAGCAAGTGCAGGTGTAAGTCAAGATTTAATTAGATTATCTGTTGGTCTTGAAGATTTAGAAGATTTAAAAGCAGATTTAACTGCTGCTTTTTCAAAAATATAA